The Carassius carassius chromosome 28, fCarCar2.1, whole genome shotgun sequence region TATGTAGCCATATGTATGCCTTTAAGACATTCTAGCATCTCCACCcctaaaaacacttttattgGGCTTCTCGTCATATGGAGTGTCAGTTTTGTCATtccattgtttattttaatagcctCTTTTTCTTATATTCCTCCTGGTGTCTCTCACCAATATGTTGTGTGTAGTGTGGAGATCATGTTACAGGTCAAATGGCTGGCAGACATGAGAGCGATTAGTCTGCAGCTCTTATTCATCATGATGTTTTGTATTATTGTCTTCACTTACTTCAAGATTATACTGGCGGCCAGATCTGCCTCCTCCGAGAGGAAGAACTCCACAAATAAGGGTCTCAAAACTGTAATTCTCCATGGTGTTCAGCTGCTTCTGTCTATGATGCAGCTTATAACTCCTTACATAGATATGCCTTTATTGAAAGTAGATTTCATGCTATTTGTAAATGTAAGATACTCAAATTTCATCTTGTTTTTGATCTTGCCTCGTTGTTTGAGTCCCCTAGTTTATGGATTACGAGACAAAAAGTTTTATAATGCTCTTAAATATTATGCCTTTTGTGGCATTTTAGTTTGTAATAAGCACAAAATAAGAGATGGTAAACCTTAGAAGTGTAGTAAGCATTTCCATACACAACTAACCCATTTGTGCCGAAATTCTTCTGAATCGTTTCATGCATATAGTCATGTTAATAGTGTCCTATGTGAACATGTTCTGCATTTATTtaccacagtttttttttctttcttaaaactCGTATTTGAATGTCCAGCAACTATAGTGAGTAAATATGTTGTATGTACCCCTTGAATATCAAATTTGAATAGGAGGAGAACATTTGTCATCTAACTCAAAATATATGCTTTCAACAGATCATTCTTTattaataaacacatttattatgCATACAATGTATTATGCATCTAAAAACATTCAATGCAAACCCCCCAAAAGTTGTAACTAGCTTATAATCTcttgaaaatgtaaacattacaaaTCCATTTGTCTTAAAATAGTGGAACATAGTGAAGAACAAAGTGCAGCCATTAAGTTGCCCCAACATGGTATTGTGTATCaaaaagttaaatgaaaataaaataaaaatgtatagaatgaagaaaatattacatctatGTAATAAAAAAAGGTATACCTGTTAGtaaatcgaaaggttgtgagttcgagacccgggccggcaggaattgtgggtggggggagtgcatgtacagttctctctccaccttcaataccacgacttaggtgcccttgagcaaggcatcgaacccccaactgctccccgggcgccgcagcataaatggctgcccactgctccgggtgtgtgctcacagtgtgtgtgtgtgtgttcactgctctgtgtgtgtgcatttcggatgggttaaatgcagagcacaaattctgagtatgggtcaccatacttggctgaatgtcacttcactcacttaaatatgcatttaactgtttggttaccaacattctgcaaaatatcttcttttgtgctcaacagaagaaagaatccCATATGTTTGCAACTTGcgggtgactaaatgatgacaaaatttcaattttttgtgtgaactttccCTTAAGTAAACAGTTTTAGTGTAAGTAGCTTTACAAACAGCCAACAAGGAGTACTATAGTGAAGGTACAAGTagtttaatacatttacatacacacatTTGAATACTATAATTTGTGattgtaaatatgtaaaatatcacATATTTTATGAATAGGCACATACTTATTAGGTCAAATGGACCCTGACAATAGTTATTaatgttataattatttaattactg contains the following coding sequences:
- the or91a3 gene encoding LOW QUALITY PROTEIN: odorant receptor 131-2 (The sequence of the model RefSeq protein was modified relative to this genomic sequence to represent the inferred CDS: inserted 3 bases in 2 codons) gives rise to the protein MMNLTENNNLSSTFNLKAMNEKPLVVQVLVGILLYVNGLMIFTFLKKEAFRETRYILFAQTXFVDTALMLLSDLTLMMSFYQYPVHIVPCYIVCTLKGWLYVCSPMTLVAMCLERYVAICMPLRHSSISTPKNTFIGLLVIWSVSFVIPLFILIASFSYIPPGVSHQYVVCSVEIMLQVKWLADMRAISLQLLFIMMFCIIVFTYFKIILAARSASSERKNSTNKGLKTVILHGVQLLLSMMQLITPYIDMPLLKVDFMLFVNVRYSNFILFLILPRCLSPLVYGLRDKKFYNALKYYAFCGILVCNKHKIRDGKXLRSVVSISIHN